One segment of Alnus glutinosa chromosome 2, dhAlnGlut1.1, whole genome shotgun sequence DNA contains the following:
- the LOC133859496 gene encoding uncharacterized protein LOC133859496, with amino-acid sequence MALNSSYICDQEPDLVEAYTNFASMLVRGSSKEVLTACGSLLEVSFQKAAICSTAMHRGAALAAMSYLSCFLDAGLASLLGRATCIPEGSFSAMAIQVISHSGEGLVSNVVYALLGVSAMSQVHKCTTILQQLAAICSISERITWNANLCWESLRGWLHSAVHGLPVEYLNHGEAESLVPVWLKALAGAASDYLESKSCDGGRSSYGHMQGIGGRVLKRLVREFADCHRNVPNLT; translated from the exons ATGGCTCTTAATTCTTCGTATATATGTGACCAAGAGCCTGATCTAGTGGAGGCCTACACAAATTTTGCATCCATGTTGGTTCGGGGCTCTTCTAAG GAAGTACTTACTGCATGTGGTTCCCTTCTTGAAGTGTCCTTCCAAAAGGCAGCTATATGTTCCACTGCTATGCATCGTGGGGCAGCACTAGCAGCCATGTCATATTTGTCTT GTTTCTTGGATGCGGGCCTGGCCTCTTTGTTGGGGCGTGCAACTTGTATTCCTGAAGGATCATTCAGTGCCATGGCAATTCAGGTAATATCTCATAGTGGCGAGGGACTTGTATCGAATGTGGTGTATGCTTTACTTGGCGTTTCAGCAATGTCACAG GTTCACAAATGTACGACAATCTTGCAACAATTGGCAGCAATTTGCAGTATAAGTGAGAGAATAACCTGGAACGCTAATCTTTGTTGGGAATCTTTGCGTGGATGGCTACACTCAGcg GTGCATGGACTTCCAGTTGAATATCTAAACCATGGGGAAGCAGAATCTCTAGTGCCGGTTTGGTTGAAAGCTCTTGCTGGTGCAGCCTCAGACTATCTTGAGAGCAAAAGCTGTGATGGGGGAAGAAGTAGTTATGGGCATATGCAAGGGATAGGGGGAAGAGTTCTAAAGCGTCTAGTCCGCGAGTTTGCTGATTGTCACCGTAATGTCCCAAATTTGACTTGA
- the LOC133860511 gene encoding uncharacterized protein LOC133860511 translates to MEEISANREDHVRRSFIDLVFSWSLGDVLNEDLYKNQVKKIPETFSSVTDYKKSFVPSLIEETHADLFSNITALSQAPTCEIEYVETSKTFKPPKGLFYEIKLENIKDSELKKAKDTEKDEGKYEPESGDLIALTYVKPKCIDDLNMPKRFYLIAYVLRPRDLETDEFSMVSILASKPILTYEEYMHKYKKGTLFAVHLMNMTTNVRIWKALHPDSEGGNRNIIKTVLQANSTDDENCLTCFSKGKNSPTPSNLQDMIGSYNLNGSQEAAVLSCIGMRDCNHQNPVKLIWGPPGTGKTKTVGVLLHALLQMKGRTLTCAPTNIAVLEVTTRLLRLVRESPEYDPYGLGDIVLFGNGKRMKIYDRFQPNERLKFGERKDLLDVFLDYRVDVLVKCFAPLSGWRNGLESMVSLLDDSKSQYEEYLENNKGDDELKKDDDDDPLTFEEFLKKTFCLIHEQLKFCMVNLYTHLPTSLLPLEEVKKMRRALTLLKSLETLLRGVSVANEGLLQVFNNFEDLGSSLGCLAKLSMRQECLQILRYLTLSLKSLVPDLTSYESIKNFCLANACLVFSTASSSAKLYSTEGSMEFLVIDEAAQLKECESAIPLQLSGVRHAILIGDERQLPAMVKSEISKTAEFGRSLFERLVMLGRQKHLLDVQYRMHPSISLFPNTEFYDKQISDALNVKGRDYEKRFLQGNMYSSYSFISVVHGREEFGLGYSRKNMVEAAVVSEIVDNLFKQFLVTKKKVSIGVISPYKAQVSAIEERVRKYNKSVSGFTLNVRSVDGFQGGEDDVIIISTVRCNGSGRVGFLSNRQRANVALTRARYCLWILGNEVTLLKSDSVWKNLVLNAKERGCFYDANEDKSLARAITATLVEFEKLDVLLSNDSALFREARWKVYFGINFQKSMARIRNVEIRSEVLFLLEKLSSGWRQPHEKRNLIVHDGTSSQLLETCKVDGRLNLVWTVDILKEYSCHIQVMKFWDVAPLSDIKKLAKDLDMVFGNYTVDKMHRCEHRCVEGSLVVPMRWPLDSTSTRCPKGDSVQFLSRSLSSLSLRDKPETSATTSR, encoded by the exons GTTAAAAAGATCCCAGAAACATTCTCGTCAGTGACAGATTACAAGAAGTCATTCGTTCCTTCATTAATTGAGGAAACACATGctgatttgttttccaacataACAGCGCTGTCTCAAGCACCCACTTGTGAAATAGAATATGTTGAaacatctaaaacatttaaacCTCCCAAAGGCTtgttttatgaaattaaattagaGAACATAAAAGATTCTGAGTTGAAGAAAGCGAAAGATACTGAGAAAGATGAAGGAAAATATGAACCCGAGTCTGGTGATCTTATTGCCTTAACATATGTTAAACCAAAATGCATTGATGATTTGAACATGCCCAAAAGATTCTATCTTATAGCTTATGTTCTTCGGCCAAGAGACTTAGAGACAGATGAGTTTAGTATGGTATCGATACTGGCATCAAAGCCCATTTTAACTTATGAGGAATACATGCACAAATACAAGAAAGGAACACTTTTTGCAGTTCATCTTATGAATATGACTACAAATGTTCGTATATGGAAAGCACTGCACCCAGATTCGGAAGGGGGGAACAGAAACATTATTAAAACAGTACTGCAAGCCAATTCAact GATGATGAAAATTGTTTGACTTGCTTTTCTAAAGGAAAAAACAGTCCTACCCCTTCTAATCTACAGGACATGATCGGCTCTTATAATCTAAATGGCTCTCAAGAAGCTGCGGTTTTAAGCTGCATTGGTATGAGAGACTGCAATCATCAGAATCCTGTCAAACTGATATGGGGCCCTCCAGGGACCGGGAAAACAAAGACTGTTGGTGTCTTATTACATGCCCTCCTTCAAATGAAGGGAAGAACATTAACATGTGCTCCAACTAACATTGCGGTTTTGGAAGTTACAACACGGCTGTTGAGGTTGGTCAGGGAATCACCAGAGTATGACCCATACGGGCTTGGAGATATAGTTTTATTCGGGAATGGTAAGAGAATGAAGATTTATGATCGTTTTCAGCCAAATGAAAGATTGAAGTTTGGTGAACGTAAAGATCTTCTTGATGTATTTCTCGACTATCGTGTTGATGTGCTTGTGAAGTGCTTTGCTCCTCTCTCTGGCTGGAGAAATGGCTTAGAATCAATGGTATCTTTGCTTGATGACTCAAAATCCCAGTACGAAGAATACTt GGAAAACAATAAGGGGGATGATGAGCTCAAAAAGGACGATGATGATGATCCTTTGACGTTTGAGGAGTTTTTAAAGAAGACATTTTGTTTAATTCATGAGCAACTGAAGTTTTGTATGGTTAATTTGTATACGCACTTACCAACTTCTCTACTACCGTTAGAGGAAGTGAAAAAGATGAGAAGAGCTCTGACATTGCTTAAATCTCTTGAAACTTTGTTGCGAGGTGTTAGTGTAGCAAATGAAGGGTTATTACaagttttcaataattttgaaGACTTAGGAAGCAGTTTGGGTTGCCTTGCAAAGTTGAGTATGAGACAAGAGTGCCTTCAGATACTGAGATATTTGACCTTATCTCTGAAATCCTTAGTTCCAGATTTAACTTCTTACGAATCGATAAAAAACTTTTGCTTGGCAAATGCATGCCTAGTGTTCTCTACTGCATCAAGCTCTGCTAAATTATACAGTACTGAAGGAAGCATGGAATTTTTGGTTATCGATGAAGCTGCTCAGCTTAAAGAATGTGAATCAGCTATTCCTTTACAGCTATCTGGCGTCCGCCATGCTATTCTCATAGGGGATGAGAGGCAGCTCCCTGCAATGGTTAAAAGCGAG ATATCCAAGACGGCTGAATTTGGAAGAAGTTTGTTCGAAAGACTGGTCATGTTGGGGCGCCAGAAGCACCTTCTTGATGTCCAGTACAGGATGCATCCATCCATCAGCTTATTTCCAAACACAGAGTTCTATGACAAACAGATTTCAGATGCTCTAAATGTTAAAGGAAGAGACTACGAGAAGCGTTTCCTTCAGGGCAACATGTACAGCTCCTACTCTTTTATAAGTGTAGTTCATGGAAGGGAGGAATTCGGTCTCGGTTACAGTCGGAAGAATATGGTTGAGGCTGCTGTGGTCTCTGAGATAGTTGACAATCTTTTTAAAc AATTCTTGGTCACAAAAAAGAAGGTTAGTATAGGAGTCATATCACCATATAAGGCTCAAGTTTCTGCCATTGAAGAGAGGGTCAGAAAATACAACAAGTCTGTTAGTGGCTTCACTTTGAATGTTCGATCTGTTGATGGGTTCCAAGGAGGTGAGGATGATGTGATAATTATCTCTACTGTAAGATGTAATGGGAGTGGAAGAGTCGGTTTCCTTTCCAACCGACAAAGAGCAAATGTGGCACTGACTCGAGCAAG GTATTGCCTTTGGATTTTGGGGAATGAGGTCACTTTACTCAAGAGTGACTCTGTTTGGAAGAATCTAGTCCTTAATGCCAAGGAACGTGGGTGTTTCTATGATGCCAATGAGGACAAGAGCTTGGCTCGGGCAATTACTGCTACATTGGTGGAGTTTGAAAAGCTTGACGTTTTACTCAGTAATGACTCTGCACTCTTCAGAGAGGCTAGATGGAAG GTTTACTTCGGCATAAATTTCCAGAAATCTATGGCTAGAATTCGCAATGTAGAGATTCGTAGTGAAGTACTTTTTCTGTTGGAAAAGCTTTCAAGTGGTTGGCGCCAGCCTCATGAGAAGAGAAACCTCATTGTCCATGATGGTACTTCTTCTCAACTTTTAGAGACATGCAAGGTCGATGGGCGGCTGAATCTGGTTTGGACTGTAGATATTCTCAAGGAGTATTCATGTCACATTCAGGTTATGAAGTTTTGGGATGTTGCACCATTATCTGATATAAAAAAACTAGCAAAGGATCTTGACATGGTATTTGGGAACTACACAGTGGATAAGATGCATCGTTGTGAACACAGATGCGTAGAGGG GAGTTTAGTTGTCCCGATGAGATGGCCATTGGACTCCACCTCCACTAGGTGTCCTAAAGGTGATAGTGTGCAGTTCCTCTCGAGATCGCTATCCTCACTAAGTTTAAGGGATAAGCCTGAAACATCAGCCACAACTTCTAGGTGA